One genomic segment of Plasmodium vivax chromosome 9, whole genome shotgun sequence includes these proteins:
- a CDS encoding hypothetical protein, conserved (encoded by transcript PVX_092010A), translating into MDQGAEESGRGSLESNGNHACPSHFVNASKCMNGHLHKKGKDASMQNGSGSGNGIGNGIGNGISNGISNGISNGIGNGNGFIVGGPGAPSEYHPPTVGAARAGEEDGYFHQNECKGGIPHGESAGHRSGIPNGDGVPHMNGGLNGSSSLNGNGLINGNGLINGNGLINGNGLINGSGLLNGGDANLMPYSYSSDLGTMVETHSSHHENRNIGPCRNESEGAAEGSADVISPVSNMNEGMHPQEKYVKFGGAQEGGFPGSPFDGCDKPMPTGVDVGFINSVKTPREMHFGGGSIEEVEGSSQDYHHSQSNGTSAPSRSGQVPNGYNEGENNFDKADSTIQVKKKKNVTFTSENDVFSIPPGGNKDDSFGYYANGGSAVSGISGVSGISGAGGVSSAGEEEHSPGGGAQMKKTHGSAYGTTSEKDPANDLYNFITLKQKNLSYHPNSVNNNYIEYDMNNNGPFFPSLSPGLKSSPTMGSTLGGNDVGAVGANVERPPEGGDISSPSCQPMQHGGYSACSSGPHEWVYKQGSQGGEQPGSAPNGVTTNMVSMASVGNVTSGDLPGEAPISDPPASEQEAKPEGGTPYFPAEAPNVSDQTVNAMYDGSSYNANGGKWKGPPFSGGSMSRGANRMPGRGGAPIKNDKSGTPNGKTKQSMEQLKGGVSPKSVSFSKKLILCKSKEKTKSPNYPSSGVNRPGGSNQPHRFSESPLHTQSAGLSGLSGGGFVGGSEVVDVKKQFVMRYLHDVERMYQIRERIKQHESRVSRNGASAREGRARGATGVAAGAATTAATAATAATAAAGGRRRASSNSLLNYYNILELLYQSSVKKKNINDKRIRTLLYVFKYIKSIERRRKKKKKIYLFDAATLRRLNRQVDLYIDFVERREYRSDLAAQLCRWEGGSKEGPSQGRSGGMVSGGRADGEKPDDETPDDETPDDETRGEEEPSDKAVNGGRRSGGRPRAQGEAHLQSKFIQNLLSKKSNLYCSSPGKVDQVHCESFYFHHALKQVNYLCNLLVYMHFILLKYVSIFSLPEWNALLFRDIDLFNCGEAVQEAVGEARDAAKLGGEAADGMEDAPPQGATGATENEKSAGGDGPDGEAVTEQPEQPEQPRPHTEAVTVAVEKLNPMRINRENTIDINYYEYVIEPFDFYFYENVYNEIGAYVQMVRGSGGAVGGEVNQEEFNQEEAIREEANCGEIPRGTAANSTAQVLKSLPYQYYEFVEILNKEIMNVRDLIYRNRYIRYLFYYIYRNSGEDLLNGVNRIFNMEKKKLQLYKLQMKLRYNIFLSRFFEHGYVIVKCPGEEKRDEEFEACGLNFLEAKGKLFACLFEQYREYYRAYQARVQRLREGTRRLFSIPDERFPYVRKKITFYSEHFEDLKRRFARRVEEAAEEGAGAEAEAKEEAADMAVEAEEGATDELNPTQPLLRQKLTFDVAYDYVEYMFNRNYALIINSEKNNSRKLKAAYIVKRNLKERENLVIVTSVLNVIKWKSLFRAFQNVTVYLNEESILENKIQTEEKNLIICVDFLPKILHVPCDVIILDMSHFNLLNKISILNDLRYLDFSRRIIILNNVLAENWSLLSSLFFLNSAHFDSAIVSRIQLSESEEDKRVLGDLMRGFVAHFCVINKERGRHAGGERSGDPSGEISGDRRDNRGDYRGGDPRGEMPAGAAINPGSKRCFLITYMSGIQKFIYDNVSDQDKWDASVHPLLLLDENNFFLKDFNISEKFDLLRNIIKKFHMLKKRILLCYSGKGKLEKLIKILLYVHLLNDASSVSSFDVETERDSLNVQQYDVAVVVNNHIEYLTFFENRPIACYLLISAFTKEEEGILATFKHKKEVHLYKKKKEELMRSRKSCRDGIYRYYINNMISENDEQFLLFSIIDQKEKVYCNTSYDEVVLPTCFVSTLAHCEAAVGYSEHWQDIKNAHSFWNFNNFNRDKVIFYLDRKNTVYDKYENVVCPVSEEYIAPPQIYYYLANPLNEKNTFNNCLSLAVDEIIQELNRKKELDEFDEMKKLTLLNIKEKTSKKYFSSIRKVEKILSEFLKENKKKSFERFLKGCESYGQVITKCKEKLFVTFNKTYNLHFKYFEDFWLDEEKKRKEKWRKLWDLHETKEKEDINSGNGSGNASGNANGNGDGDPSGENNPDGGARISGSSNEATNLININSVFHSTVSEKNDSNDSYHASNSFSHSDKTKNELNFLEKKNFRIRLSSQLFDEKEFDQLFIERKKICLPNGDTQKEDSNYCSLEKDKEKDKKTCLYIERKEGEEEPCQV; encoded by the exons ATGGATCAGGGGGCGGAAGAAAGCGGAAGGGGCAGCCTGGAGAGCAACGGCAATCACGCCTGCCCGAGTCACTTCGTAAACGCAAGTAAATGCATGAATGGgcatttgcacaaaaaagggaaagatgCCTCAATGCAGAACGGTAGCGGTAGCGGCAACGGGATCGGCAACGGGATCGGCAACGGGATCAGCAACGGGATCAGCAACGGGATCAGCAACGGGATCGGCAACGGGAATGGATTCATCGTGGGGGGGCCGGGTGCACCCAGTGAGTATCATCCCCCCACAGTCGGCGCCGCGCGCGCTGGTGAAGAAGATGGCTACTTCCACCAGAACGAGTGCAAGGGGGGGATTCCCCACGGGGAGTCTGCGGGCCATCGCAGCGGCATCCCCAACGGGGATGGCGTCCCCCACATGAATGGCGGCCTGAATGGGAGCAGCAGCCTCAATGGGAATGGCCTCATCAATGGGAATGGCCTCATCAATGGGAATGGCCTCATCAATGGGAATGGCCTCATCAACGGGAGCGGCCTCCTCAACGGGGGCGACGCCAATCTTATGCCGTACAGCTACTCAAGTGACCTCGGCACGATGGTGGAGACCCATTCCAGCCACCAcgaaaatagaaatataggCCCATGCCGCAACGAAAGTGAAGGCGCAGCTGAAGGCAGTGCAGATGTCATCTCCCCCGTTAGCAATATGAATGAGGGCATGCATCCGCAAGAGAAGTATGTTAAGTTCGGTGGTGCACAAGAAGGAGGATTCCCTGGGTCCCCTTTTGATGGGTGTGATAAGCCCATGCCGACAGGTGTAGACGTGGGCTTCATCAATTCTGTGAAAACCCCAAGGGAGATGCACTTTGGAGGTGGTAGCATTGAGGAGGTAGAGGGGTCAAGCCAAGACTACCACCACTCGCAGAGTAACGGCACGAGTGCACCCAGCCGCAGCGGGCAAGTACCAAATGGGTACaatgagggggaaaacaatTTTGATAAGGCGGACAGCACAATtcaggtgaagaagaaaaaaaacgtcacCTTTACGAGCGAGAACGACGTGTTTAGCatccccccgggggggaacAAGGACGACTCCTTTGGCTACTACGCGAATGGGGGTAGCGCTGTCAGCGGTATcagcggcgttagcggcaTTAGCGGTGCTGGCGGTGTCAGCTCCGCGGGGGAAGAGGAGCACAGCCCCGGTGGAGGCgcccaaatgaagaagacgCACGGGAGTGCCTACGGCACCACCAGCGAGAAGGACCCAGCCAACGACCTATATAACTTCATCACGCTGAAGCAAAAGAATCTTTCCTACCACCCGAACAGCGTCAACAATAATTACATTGAATATGATATGAATAATAATGGGCCCTTCTTCCCCAGTTTGTCCCCCGGATTGAAAAGTAGCCCCACGATGGGTAGCACCCTCGGTGGGAATGATGTGGGTGCCGTTGGGGCAAATGTGGAGCGTCCTCCCGAGGGGGGGGATATTTCTTCGCCCAGCTGTCAGCCCATGCAGCATGGGGGGTACAGCGCGTGCAGCAGCGGCCCGCACGAGTGGGTGTATAAGCAGGGAAGCCAAGGTGGGGAGCAGCCAGGAAGTGCGCCAAACGGGGTGACCACCAACATGGTTAGCATGGCCAGCGTGGGCAACGTGACCAGCGGAGACCTGCCCGGTGAAGCCCCCATCAGTGACCCCCCAGCGAGCGAGCAGGAGGCAAAACCGGAGGGGGGGACCCCCTACTTCCCCGCAGAGGCACCAAATGTCAGTGATCAAACAGTCAACGCCATGTACGATGGTAGCAGTTACAACGCcaatggggggaagtggaAGGGTCCTCCATTCAGTGGAGGGTCGATGAGTAGAGGAGCCAATAGAATGCCAGGGCGAGGAGGAGCTCCGATTAAGAATGACAAAAGCGGCaccccaaatggaaagacAAAACAATCGATGGAGCAACTTAAAGGAGGTGTCAGTCCGAAGAGCGTAAGCTTtagcaaaaaattgattcTCTGCAAGAGTAAAGAGAAGACCAAATCGCCCAACTACCCCTCGAGTGGGGTGAATCGCCCCGGCGGAAGTAACCAACCACACAGGTTTAGCGAGAGCCCCCTGCATACGCAGAGTGCTGGCTTGAGCGGCTTGAGCGGCGGGGGCTTCGTAGGCGGAAGCGAAGTGGTCGACGTGAAAAAGCAGTTCGTGATGAGGTACCTCCATGACGTGGAGAGGATGTACCAAATAAGGGAGAGGATCAAGCAGCACGAGAGTAGAGTTAGCAGGAACGGGGCGAGCGCCCGAGAGGGGAGAGCAAGGGGGGCAACAGGAGTAGCGGCAGGAGCAGCCACGACAGCCGCAACCGCAGCAACCGCAGCAACCGCCGCagcggggggaagaaggagagccaGCTCGAACAGCCTGCTAAATTACTATAACATACTGGAGCTTCTCTACCAATCCAgcgtgaaaaagaaaaacataaatgaCAAACGGATCAGGACGTTGCTGTATgtgtttaaatatattaagagCATCGAGcggaggagaaagaaaaaaaaaaaaatttacctcTTCGACGCGGCCACTCTGCGGCGGCTGAATCGGCAGGTGGACCTCTACATCGATTTTGTGGAGAGGCGGGAGTACAGGAGCGACTTAGCGGCGCAGCTGTGCCGCTGGGAGGGGGGTTCGAAGGAGGGGCCCAGCCAAgggcgaagcggtggaaTGGTTAGCGGTGGGAGGGCAGATGGTGAAAAACCCGATGATGAAACACCCGATGATGAAACACCCGATGATGAAACCCGCGGTGAGGAAGAACCCAGTGACAAAGCAGTAAATGGTGGGAGGCGGAGCGGCGGGAGGCCCCGCGCGCAGGGCGAGGCCCACCTGCAGTCGAAGTTCATTCAAAACCTGCTGAGCAAGAAGTCAAATCTGTACTGCAGCTCCCCCGGCAAAGTGGACCAGGTTCACTGCGAGAGCTTTTACTTTCACCACGCGCTGAAGCAGGTTAACTACCTCTGCAACTTGCTCGTCTACATGCACTTCATCCTTCTGAAGTACGTTTCGATCTTCTCCCTCCCCGAGTGGAACGCCCTGCTGTTCCGCGACATCGATTTGTTTAACTGCGGTGAGGCGGTGCAGGAAGCGGTGGGGGAAGCGAGGGACGCGGCGAAACTGGGGGGCGAAGCCGCAGATGGGATGGAGGACGCCCCCCCGCAGGGCGCAACGGGGGCCacggaaaatgaaaagagcgCAGGTGGGGATGGCCCTGACGGGGAAGCGGTTACGGAGCAACCGGAGCAGCCGGAGCAGCCCCGCCCGCACACAGAAGCGGTGACGGTTGCGGTGGAGAAGCTGAACCCGATGCGCATCAACAGGGAGAACACGATCGACATAAACTACTACGAGTATGTGATTGAGCCCTTcgatttttacttttatgaaaatgtgtATAATGAGATAGGCGCGTACGTGCAGATGGTTAGGGGCAGCGGGGGGGCTGTCGGGGGCGAGGTCAACCAGGAAGAGTTCAACCAAGAAGAGGCCATCCGCGAAGAAGCCAACTGTGGGGAGATCCCCCGCGGGACCGCCGCTAACTCAACGGCGCAGGTGCTGAAGAGCCTGCCCTACCAGTACTACGAATTCGTGGAGATCCTCAACAAGGAAATCATGAATGTGAGGGACCTCATCTACCGAAACAGGTACATCCGGTACCTCTTCTACTACATTTATAGAAACAGCGGGGAGGATCTGCTCAACGGAGTGAACCGGATTTTTAAcatggagaagaagaagcttcAGCTGTATAAGCTGCAGATGAAGTTAAggtacaatatttttttgtctcgTTTTTTTGAGCATGGCTACGTCATTGTGAAGTGCCCTGGTGAGGAGAAGAGGGATGAGGAGTTTGAGGCTTGTGGGCTAAACTTCCTCGAGGCCAAGGGGAAGCTGTTCGCGTGTCTGTTTGAACAGTATAGGGAGTACTACCGTGCGTACCAGGCGCGGGTGCAGCGGCTGCGGGAGGGCACGCGGCGCCTCTTCAGCATCCCCGACGAGCGGTTCCCCTACGTCCGGAAGAAGATCACCTTTTACTCGGAGCACTTCGAGGATTTGAAGCGGCGTTTTGCCCGCCGTGTGGAAGAGGCAGCGGAAGAGGGAGCGGGAGCGGAAGCGGAAGCTAAAGAGGAAGCTGCTGACATGGCTgtagaagcggaggagggagCTACGGACGAGCTGAACCCGACGCAGCCGCTCCTGCGGCAGAAGCTCACCTTCGACGTGGCGTACGACTACGTGGAGTACATGTTTAACAGAAACTACGCGCTGATCATCAACAGCGAGAAGAACAACTCGAGGAAGCTGAAGGCCGCCTACATCGTGAAGAGGAACTTGAAGGAGAGAGAGAACCTGGTGATCGTGACGTCCGTGCTGAACGTGATAAAGTGGAAGAGCCTTTTCCGCGCCTTCCAAAATGTGACTGTATATCTGAATGAGGAGAGTATTctggaaaacaaaatacagacggaggaaaaaaatttaatcatCTGCGTGGACTTCCTACCCAAGATTCTGCACGTCCCCTGTGATGTCATCATCCTTGATATGTCTCATTTCAACCTGCTCAACAAAATTAGCATCCTCAATGACCTGCGTTATTTGGACTTCTCCAGGAGGATAATCATTTTGAATAACGTGTTGGCCGAGAATTGGAGTTTGCTGTCgtctctcttttttctgAATAGCGCCCATTTCGACAGCGCCATCGTTTCGAGGATCCAGCTGAGTGAGAGTGAGGAGGACAAGCGGGTGCTGGGCGACCTCATGCGCGGCTTCGTGGCGCACTTCTGCGTCATCAACAAGGAGAGGGGGCGCCATGCGGGCGGCGAAAGGAGCGGCGATCCAAGCGGTGAGATAAGCGGCGATCGACGTGATAACCGTGGTGATTACCGTGGTGGTGACCCACGCGGCGAGATGCCCGCCGGCGCCGCCATCAACCCCGGGAGCAAGCGGTGCTTCCTCATAACCTACATGAGCGGCATACAGAAGTTCATCTACGACAACGTGAGCGACCAGGACAAGTGGGACGCCTCCGTGCACCCCCTGCTCCTCCTCGACGAAAACAACTTCTTCCTCAAAGACTTTAACATTTCAGAAAAATTTGACCTCCTGAGGAACATCATCAAGAAATTCCACATGCTGAAGAAGCGCATCCTTCTGTGCTACTCTGGGAAGGGCAAACTGGAGAAGCTAATAAAGATCCTCCTGTATGTGCACCTGCTGAACGATGCCTCGAGCGTATCCTCCTTCGACGTGGAAACGGAGAGGGACTCTCTAAACGTGCAGCAGTACGACGTGGCAGTGGTGGTCAACAACCACATAGAGTACTTAACCTTCTTCGAGAATCGACCCATCGCTTGCTACCTGCTCATTTCGGCCTTCAccaaagaggaggagggcATATTGGCCACCTTTAAGCATAAGAAGGAGGTGCACTTgtacaagaagaagaaggaggagctaATGCGCTCGCGCAAGTCCTGCAGGGATGGCATCTACCGATACTACATTAACAACATGATTTCGGAGAACGACGAGCAGTTCCTCCTATTCAGCATCATCGACCAGAAGGAGAAGGTCTACTGCAACACCTCCTACGACGAGGTGGTGCTCCCCACCTGCTTCGTCTCCACGCTGGCGCACTGCGAGGCGGCCGTGGGCTACTCGG agcaCTGGCAGGACATAAAGAACGCCCACAGCTTCTGGAATTTCAACAACTTCAACCGAGACAAGGTCATCTTCTACCTGGACCGCAAGAACACCGTCTACGACAAGTACGAGAACGTGGTGTGCCCCGTGTCCGAGGAGTACAtcgcccccccccag ATTTACTACTACCTGGCGAACCCCCTGAACGAGAAGAACACCTTCAACAACTGCCTGTCCCTGGCGGTGGACGAAATCATACAGGAGCTCAACCGGAAGAAGGAGCTCGACGAGTTtgacgaaatgaagaagctcACGCTGCTCAACATCAAGGAGAAGACGAGCAAGAAGTACTTCTCGTCCATCCGGAAGGTGGAGAAAATTCTCTCCGAGTTTTTGAAGGAGAACAAGAAGAAGTCCTTCGAGCGCTTTTTGAAG GGGTGCGAGAGCTACGGACAAGTGATCACCAAGTGCAAGGAGAAGCTCTTCGTCACCTTCAACAAGACCTACAACTTGCACTTCAAGTACTTTGAGGATTTCTGGCTTgacgaggagaagaagcggaaggagaagtggaggaaaTTATGGGACTTGCACGAGACCAAGGAGAAGGAAGACATCAACAGCGGCAATGGAAGCGGAAACGCAAGTGGAAACGCAAATGGAAACGGAGATGGAGACCCCTCGGGGGAGAACAACCCTGATGGTGGGGCCCGTATAAGTGGCAGCAGCAACGAAGCGACTAACCTCATCAACATCAACAGCGTCTTCCACTCCACCgtgagcgaaaaaaatgactccaATGACAGCTACCACGCAAGCAACTCCTTCTCCCACAGCGACAAAACCAAAAACGAACTGAACTTtcttgaaaagaaaaacttccGCATTAGACTCTCATCGCAGTTGTTTGATGAAAAGGAATTCGACCAGCTGTTTATTGAGAGGAAAAAGATATGCTTGCCGAATGGAGACACCCAAAAGGAGGATAGCAACTACTGCTCGCTGGAGAAGGACAAGG